Proteins found in one Quercus robur chromosome 2, dhQueRobu3.1, whole genome shotgun sequence genomic segment:
- the LOC126712212 gene encoding transcription repressor OFP7-like has product MDKRFKLKFPFFHFCRPKHLLTLSVNPSPPAIYRLSPVNPTAQDIIYPNLKAPPSTPEHTPPPSNNRHVSSNTVSVACGCRLKPCTQYRSITGSSSSSSSSSSPAEYTWKKENSVSTKDCSNEFVSESLVSVSEKCKEKEISKSDEVKKGRKLRRYALESECSSVRENGKVRESYAVVKKTENPYEDFKRSMLEMILEKQMFETKDLEELLHCFLSLNSRVHHGVIVVAFSEIWEILFCEPEDNRASFGLQAKS; this is encoded by the coding sequence ATGGATAAACGTTTCAAGCTTAAATTCCCTTTCTTCCATTTCTGTCGTCCCAAACACCTTCTCACTCTCTCAGTCAATCCATCACCGCCGGCAATATACCGGCTATCTCCGGTCAACCCCACAGCACAAGACATCATTTacccaaacctcaaagccccacCTTCAACACCAGAACACACTCCTCCTCCCTCAAATAATCGCCACGTGTCATCAAATACCGTATCAGTCGCTTGTGGCTGCCGATTAAAACCATGCACACAGTACCGCAGCATCACCGGATCATCATCGtcgtcgtcatcatcatcatctccagCAGAATACACGTGGAAGAAAGAAAACTCAGTTTCTACGAAGGATTGTTCTAATGAGTTTGTGAGTGAGTCTTTGGTGAGTGTAAGTGAGAAATGTAAAGAGAAGGAAATAAGTAAAAGTGATGAAGTGAAAAAGGGTCGGAAGCTGAGGAGGTATGCTTTGGAAAGTGAGTGTAGTAGTGTGCGTGAGAATGGGAAAGTGAGGGAGAGCTATGCGGTGGTGAAGAAGACAGAGAATCCGTACGAGGATTTCAAGAGGTCTATGTTGGAGATGATACTGGAGAAGCAAATGTTTGAGACCAAAGACTTGGAAGAACTTTTGCACTGTTTTTTGTCTTTGAATTCACGCGTACATCACGGAGTTATTGTCGTAGCCTTCTCTGAGATTTGGGAAATCTTGTTCTGTGAACCTGAGGACAACCGAGCTTCTTTTGGACTTCAAGCTAAAAGTTAA